GCGACATCGGACTCGACAAGATCCGGGAAAAGGTGGTCAACAGCTTCAGCGATCTTAAAATCGCCACCCACTACGGGTGCCATATCTTACGGCCCCAAGACATCGTCCGGTTTGATAATCCCATTGCGCCCACCATATTCGACCGGCTGGTGGAGCTCACCGGTGCAAAAAGCATCGACTGGCAGACCAAACTGGACTGCTGCGGGTCGCCCCTGCTGGGGGTTGACGACGAGCTGTCGCTGGATCTGACCCAAAAAAAATAACGGATGCCAAAGCATCCGGCGCCGACTATCTTTGCAGCGCCTGCGTCTATTGCCAGCTCCAGTTTGACCGGGTGCAAAAGATGCTGCTCTCCCGGCGCAATGAGGCCCACCCCCTGCCCTCGATCCTTTACACCCAGCTCCTGGGGCTGAGCCT
The Desulfobacterales bacterium DNA segment above includes these coding regions:
- a CDS encoding heterodisulfide reductase-related iron-sulfur binding cluster, which translates into the protein DIGLDKIREKVVNSFSDLKIATHYGCHILRPQDIVRFDNPIAPTIFDRLVELTGAKSIDWQTKLDCCGSPLLGVDDELSLDLTQKK